The Candidatus Methylomirabilota bacterium genome segment CTGGCCGTGATGCTGGTCATCGACCGCTCGGGCTCGATGGCGATGGGGATGAAGGACAACGACAAGGTGAACAAGCTGGAGGCGGCCAAGGAGGCCGCTCACCTGGTCGTCGACCTCCTGGACGAGCGGAACGAGGTCGGGGTCCTGTCCTTCGACACCGAGTTCGTGTGGCACGTGCCGCTGCAGACGGCCAAGGACAAGCGGGCGGTCCACCGGGAGATCGCCGCCATCAAGGCGGGGGGCGGCACCGACGGATACCCCGCCGTGCGCGAGGCCTACAAGGCTCTGTTCGACCGCGACGCCCTGCTCAAGCACGTGATCTTCCTTTCCGACGGGCAGATGACCCGCGGCGACTTCGCCGCGCTGATCCGGCGGATGGTCAAGGACAAGATCACCGTCTCGGGCGTGGCCATCGGGTCCGACGCCGACCTCCAGCTCATGATGGACGTGTCGAAGTGGGGTCGCGGGCGGTTCTACTTCACCGAGGAGACCACCACCGTCCCGCGGATCTTCACGCTGGAGACCCAGCTCGCGTCGAAGGCCTCCCTCGTCGAGCAGCCGTTCCGGCCGATCGTGACGAACCAGTACCACGAGGCCATCCAGGACATCGACTTTTCCAAGGCTCCGCCGCTCGGCGGTTACGTGGCCACCACGATCAAGCCGACAGCCGACCAGCTCCTGATGACTCATCAAGAGGATCCGCTGATGGCCGCCTGGCGCTATGGGCTCGGGCGCTCGATCGCCTTCACGTCCGACGCCAAGGCCAAGTGGGGCATCCTCTGGCTCCGGTGGCGGGACTTCAACAAGTACTGGGCCCAGGCCGTCCGCTGGGTCCTCCGGGCCAGCTCCCGCAGCGACGTGACCGCGATCGTGGAGCGCCGCGACGGGCGGGGCCTCGTCACGGTGGAGGCGATCGATCCCAAGGGGGAGTTCATCAACTTCCTCGACACCCACGTCGGGGTGATCAACCCCGACAAGAGTCAGGCGGTGGTGGAGCTCGAGCAGGTGGCGCCCGGACGCTACCGCGGGGCGTTTCCGACTCGCGCGGAGGGGGTGTATCTGGCGGGTCTGTCGCAGCGGAGGGACCAGCAGCTGATCGGCTCCCAGATCGTGGGCACGGTGGTTCCCTATGCGCAGGAGTACCGCGAGCTCGGTCCCAACGAGGTGCTGCTCCGGGAGATCAGCGAATTGTCGGGTGGGGGGTCCGTGACCGATCCCAAGGAGTCGTTCACGCTGAACCGCCGCCGTTCGCGCGTGCCGACGGACCTGTGGCCGTGGCTCGCCGGAGCGGTGACGCTCGCCCTCGTCCCGGAGATCGCGGTGCGGCGGATCGGCCCGGCGGTCGGCCGGTGGGCTCGCCGGCTGCGGGGAAGGTCACAGGAGGTGAGCGCCGATGCTTAGCGTCGGGTTGGTGATCCCGGCATCCCGTCAGCCGCGACCGGGCCACGCCGCGCGCGCGCTCCTGATCGCGCTGGTCGGCGGCGTGGCGCTGGCGTCGGGCGCCGG includes the following:
- a CDS encoding VWA domain-containing protein, whose amino-acid sequence is LAVMLVIDRSGSMAMGMKDNDKVNKLEAAKEAAHLVVDLLDERNEVGVLSFDTEFVWHVPLQTAKDKRAVHREIAAIKAGGGTDGYPAVREAYKALFDRDALLKHVIFLSDGQMTRGDFAALIRRMVKDKITVSGVAIGSDADLQLMMDVSKWGRGRFYFTEETTTVPRIFTLETQLASKASLVEQPFRPIVTNQYHEAIQDIDFSKAPPLGGYVATTIKPTADQLLMTHQEDPLMAAWRYGLGRSIAFTSDAKAKWGILWLRWRDFNKYWAQAVRWVLRASSRSDVTAIVERRDGRGLVTVEAIDPKGEFINFLDTHVGVINPDKSQAVVELEQVAPGRYRGAFPTRAEGVYLAGLSQRRDQQLIGSQIVGTVVPYAQEYRELGPNEVLLREISELSGGGSVTDPKESFTLNRRRSRVPTDLWPWLAGAVTLALVPEIAVRRIGPAVGRWARRLRGRSQEVSADA